GTAGAGACAATGTCCCCCAAGCTACAACCTGTGCAACACCTGACTGTAGTGTTTATGCTCCCCGAACTCCGTCAAGCCAGTTACAGGATGATGAGACAACAATTATTGGTTAGTTTGCTACCACAATATAatccaactcacacacacacacacaaggtttatgcttaatatgcattttgttttagaGTAGTTAACATggaaatgcaattaatttaaaggtatttaaattgtattatttatgtatgaCAAGTACGGGTAACTAATAGTTTTTAGAgtgacaaattattttttaaaggcacAAATATTCAATGTAGTATCTCAATTATTCTTTCTCAATTCTAGTTTTTAAGTAGACGAAGTAAATGCTGTCTCTGTGACATTTTATGGTGAtatctcttatttattttttaacagacaTCAATTCACACCGTTATGAAATCGGCTGTCAGTTGGGTAAAGGAGGCTTTGGAATCGTGTACGCAGCAACTCGTTTGAATGATGGCCTACAGGTATCAATTTGTATTACTGACATTATTTTTCTAGCTAATCATGTTTGTCCTATTGTActtgtctcgctctctctctaatgTATGAAATGATGTTAACTCTGCTGACATGATGAATTATAAATCTCACACAcatcacttttttgttttgttgatcagGTGGCAATTAAATTGGCATCCAACAAGATCACAAAGTTCATCAGCATTGTAAGTAGGCTGTGCTCTCTGTTTCTCCTCTCAGTcactgttttcattttcaaaaatctaatattaacattaatcacAGCCTCTAAGTGGTTTTTCAGCAGTCAGTCTGTCATTGTCAACAGTTTGTCCTGGAGTTGTTTAAGTCCTATATCTTTCTTACCGTCATAACAACTGTGTTTCTTCTAGGATGGTTATTCTGGACGTCTTCCTCTGGAGGTTGCTTTGCAAATTCTTGCAAATAAAGGCCCCAGGGTGGAGGAAATCGTTCAGCTTCTGGACTGGCGGCTGGATCCTGACTATTATTTTATGGTCCTAGAGCGGCCCGTGCCCTGTCAGTCCTTGTTTCAGTATTTAAAGTGCTACAAGGGCATCATGGACGAGGACTTTGCTCGAGTTATAATGAACCAGGCAATATTTGCGGCTCGGATGTGCTGCCTTCGTGGAGTGTTGCACCGGGACATAAAGCTGGAAAACCTTCTGATCAACCCGGACACACTCGAAGTCAAATTGATTGACTTTGGCTGTGGTGCAATCCTCACCGACGGGGGTTACACGTCCTTTACTGGTATGTATGATGATCCCTCAAAGCTGTGAAGTGGGTGTCTAATgggatcctctgctgtgaatcaaatgattatgaatatctagttaaaatgctgttttaatggAAACCAAATGTAATTTCCAGGCACAAGAGAGTACTGCCCTCCTGAGTATCACATGACCGGCCAGTACCACGGGGAACCAGCGACAGTGTGGTCACTCGGGATCCTCTTGTTTGTGATTCTTTTCAGTAAATATCCAAAGAGACGACACCTGCACGAGATTAACGATAAAAACTGGACTAAAGCTGGCCTGTCGAAAGGTTAGATCTCTTCTTCAGCACAAACCAATATGGTCGTTGAGATAATTTAACTGTCCATCAAAGAGATCACGTGTGAAGTTCAAAGTGATATTCAGAcatatctttcttttttctgcacagaatgctgCGATTTAATTCGCCGGTGTCTACAGATCGACCCAAAGCAGCGGATTGAACTGGGGAAACTCAGTCTCCACGACTGGCTTATGGTAAATACATTCTGATGATTTGAAGATTTGCCTTGGTTTAATTATAAGACTATGGACATAGCTTTTTTACTCTTTCTTTTTATACAGTTTTCTTTTCCTATTTGCTGTAACTGTTATATAGTCGATCTATTTGACCTGATTTGACCTGCTCTTTAACTTTCTTTGTTGTGCATTTGGTTTCTGTCCTGTTTGAGTATTTTGAGACTAAACCTGATTTCTGTTGTTTCAGACTGCAGACAAGGAGAATAACAACGACACAATAATGGGTCAGTTTGGtaccataaatacacacacacacacacagtcttcacATGTTTTACACTGACTTTAGTATGCACTTTTCTAATAATAGCAATTCAACaagatttcatttacatttatataaatgtgtgtaaggTGAAAGTATGTATTTCActcagaaaaaacacacacatatatttctttattttatgactACTATAGTTTCCTTAAATAGTTCTGTAGTGTGCCAGTATTTTTTAAGCACAGATTTTTAATGTCAAGTGTCAAATtgaatatgaattataaaaataatgattttctttcTATATCATATCTTTTAACAGACATCAATTCATGCCGTTATGAAATCGTCTGTCAGCTGGGTGATGGAGGCTTCGGAACCGTTTATGCAGCGACTCGTTTGGACGACGGCCTACAGGTATCAGTTTTCATTACTATCTCGAATAGAATAACTTGATGATTATTTTTGTCCTGTGTTATAGTCATCTGATGCATCTAATGCAAGCGCtctgaattcatatttaatttactgTTTAAAGCTCTTAAATTGTCAGAGCTTGTTAAGTCATgctctacatatttgtatttaggTTCATGAAAATGTCTGTTCAGGGCTAATGtttggaatgaatgaatgagttgtAACTCTTACAAacatcgttgttgtttttttgatcaGGTGGCGATAAAAGTCGTCTCCAGCAGGAACAGAAAGTTCATCAGTATTGTAAGTAGGCAgtgctctctctgtttctcctctCAGTCATCCGATCACAGACTGTAGATGATTTTTCAGTCTGTCATTGTCTAGAGTTTGTCCAAGTCCTTTATCCATCTAACTGTCATAACAACTGTCTTTCTTCTAGGACGGTTGTTCCAAGCCTCTTCCTCTGGAGGTTGCTTTGCAAATCCTTGCAGACGGAGACCCCAGGGTCGAGGAAATCATCCAGCTTCTGGACTGGCGGGTGGAGTCTGACCACTACATTTTGGTGCTAGAGCGTCCCGTTCCCTTTGAGGAACTGAACTGGTTTCTCCTGCAGCAAATGGGTACCATTCAAGAGGACATGGCACGAGTTATAATGCGCCAGGCAACATTCGCAGCTCAAACATGCTGCAGACGTGGAGTGTTTCATCAGGACATAAAGCTGGAAAAGCTTCTGATCAACCCGGACACACTCAAAGTCAAGTTAACTGACTTTGGGTGTGGTGACTTCCTCAGCTGTGTGGGTTACACGTCCTTTGTTGGTATGTATGATGATCCCTCAAAGGTTACAGTGGGTCTCAAACTGAGGGCCGTTCACACAGGACCCTGAGTGAATCAAGCTCATGGAATGGGATCCACTGTTGTGAATCACATTAATTCTTGCATAGTGATGGTTATACAGTTAAAATGCTGTGTTAATTGTAAACAAATCTCTTTCCTCCAGGCACAAGAGAGTACTGCCCTCCTGAGTATCACATGACCGGCCAGTACCACGGGGAACCAGCGACAGTGTGGTCACTCGGGATCCTCTTGTTTCTTATGCTGTGTGGGGATTTTCCAAATACACCAGACCTGCACATGATCGACGGTCACAACTGGACCAAAGATGGCTTGTCGGAAGAATGCAGCGATTTTATTTGCTGCTGTCTGCAAATCAATCCAAAAGAGCGGATTGAACTGGAGAAACTTAGTCTCCACGACTGGTTTatggtgagtacattttttgatttgttttgatttatttatcagGTGTCATACAGTCAGATGATCAATTATAATGCTGAACgtcttaatttttatttctgtttaatgtatttaaacagtGAACCTGATTTTggatttttctgttttttgtttaggatTGCTGAAATGAGGGGAGCAAAAGAAAATAGTGTaagtaatgacaagaaagaaagtcatgaaaTTAAAGGAAATTTTAAATAACAACATAGGTTttcaatatatattcaatatatatgtcaatgaagaatcacaaaggtactgggttactccgccgcggttctcccgaagcaatctaaaatagtccgaatataaacacttattataggtgcaccctagtgattcaggacaagccaaaaacacggtttggaaaatctattcatggtgtactcgcttattatatacattttttacattttgaacacaaacaaactttctgcaaatggcaataggagcactgggaggagccagaggagcttgatttttttcacagattatctgtctcatattctactgtcaggacataatgacagataGTTTGATAGACAGTAACGTTtcagactggactggtgtcttaccttagacccgccctgagtgagctatCATCAGTCGGCCGTTGCTTCACCGCTGGAGCAAATTTAGACAAGACTTTCTCCTAAATGATTGAGCTGTTtttttgttggatgtaataatgaacaaagccgttgtcatttactcccgacatctgagccactgaagatgcagtggattaCCTTTTTGTTTCTGAAGAGAATGCGCCCCTGATCTATGTTTGCGCAAATCATTCACgatccagcttcacctacagaagaagtgagtataaggtttgataaatctttgcaaatcacctttcctaataatgtgctaattagcaagtttcacgatgaatgcggctaaagtaaacagtctctctcaGAGTGGcttgaagagaggggcggagtcagcagagctcattaacatttaaaggaaaacgcTACAAAACTGTGTGCTCTAAaatgagctgtttttgacagggggGAAAGGGTGTTTTTTACACTAGCATTGAAAAATTTtgaccaaactatgttacagacttttcattaagaactttaagaatcatatcaactggTAGAAAGTTGGTATCCTATGGCTCCTTTAAACAACCAGCAGTAATGTCCAGGGAtgtaaacaactcaatattttgaACAACTAGTAGTTAATGCTGTATTTAAATGGGTTTCAGAGATGTGTCTCACTTCTGTATGCACGTGCAGTTGCAAGAAATCAAGAGGCATAAGTTTTAACTAAAAAACAGCAAACTAGATGCAAGCCCATAATAAACCTAAACAAATGCTTTATATTGGAAATAATATCAAAATCGCACCTGCCTACTTTATGAACTTAAAGTACCTAAAAAACAGGCCAAAAGACATATTATAATAGGTGGACATGGCAACACCTCAAGAACACGCTTTGTGAGTATAAAGCCGctttcaaaacataaacaaaacacgtTGTCTCAGTCAGTCATCATTTTGCTGAAATGTTCAGGTTTCgaccaacatgagggtgagtacatttttatagtttttgtctTGTGAACTAACATTTTATACTTCATTGAGGTCACTTTCTTTACTCTGATGGAAAAACAGCCTGGTCCACTGAGCTGGATCCTGCTGGTCTGAAGGTTTTAGAGGAGATTTAGGTCTCTTTTCCTGCTATTCAACCAGCTCaatcagcttaaaccagcaaaccaAGTCTGGATAGATTTTCCCTCAGGTTTATTGAACAAGCAGCTCTTTTGATATATTTTGTGATATGCATACAGTACAGATGTAATGAaatgtctctttctgtctttttgtaATTTAAGAATTCTGTCATTTATCGCCAGGATCAACTGGAAGTTCCTTGTGAAGAACAGAGGACACGTTGTGTACGAATGTGCAAttagaagaacattttaatatgaaagcTCAGAATATGGTAAGTGCAGATTTACTGGATTAAATTACCAGTAGAGTGAAATTTATTATATGATACATAGTATCTTAtcattattgatttttgtttttcatgaacAAACGTTAGTGTATTATGTATGTTATGCATTATGTTATCAGTCAGTATCACAGTagattatgtcttaagtgaacataAACAGTAAAGAAAGAAATCTGATGTGTAGCGATGCATTGGATCTGTGcgttaggtcttaaagtgacagcagcttaTACTGTATTGTTTTAAGCTTTAATATGTAGAATACAAACTATATAAAAAGTGACAGCCACTTTCAATTTTTAAATTTGTCCCACATACTAAATAGGGACTGTGTGTTATTGACAGACGATAAGGTGTTAGACAGTGAGGTCAGCATTCACAATAAAGGTTTGAATGCTTAGAAGTGAAAGTTTTCAAGCAGACCAAAAAATAAACTGCAGTTGAAAGTATGGTAGCAATATATTCAAAGAGGGAAAGTGGTAAATAAAATGATCTCTTCATGGGTTATCATTTAGAAATCTAAACTCTCACAATACATAACACATGCACCTAAggatatagatttaaaaaacgACACACATGAAAGTGCATAAGTAGCTGAAACAGTGTTACAGAACTACAGATGcactttaaaatgctttttagatGCACGACAGTGTACTTCACTTGTAATTAATGTGAATAGCACTGAGATGCAGACTTTTATTCTTTATATGAAAAGAGAATGGATACACACATGTAGTTTAGCTTTCAAACAGTGTCTTGAAAGCACTGCCTATCTCTTGGATCATGTCAGAGGTGATGGTAGATCTGCTGTGTTTGTCGAAGGCCTGGCGATTACATTGCCTCGTCAGAGATGTAGCACCAAATGCAGCCACCAGCGAGGGATTCATGCtggaaatatacatttacaattaaattaagtaATGTTAGATCATCTTTTTAAAACATGTCTctagacttttttatttattttacccatACTGCATCatggttttaaaagaaaaaatactctGATTGTCTTTCTTCcttttgtattaaactatgcatacatacatgatgttgttttgtttataaatgtttaagcaacttaattatatttgatctaaaaaatacattttaaacattatgcactttttttcctTAGTCATGATATCGTTTTGAAGaaacgtgcattagtaatattctGCTCGATGTGCCCTCCTGTGGCCTCAGGAAGCCAATTCTTTTCCTATATggggaggctgcagacctggAGCCGGTAGATATaggccccaagcagttttacgcccctgttgttcctcatgcgtccagtagggggagaAGGAAATACGGCGAATAACACTATATGGGGAGGCTGCAGAgcagacctatgacctactgtaaaatgtattattcatatttatttataaacagtttttatatacaggagactgactgatatatgatgttgtgaatttatattaagctatttttagatattaaccatattcaggccattagacatacagtactgtgtaatcatttgcatcctaaatgaaatatctgctgtacaattcacaattggtcatcatacagctacaaaacatgtcctacatagcattttatgaagacaaacacaatttaacccttttctaaaattccaagggtcatttaaaagaaagagacaatattgttgttcacaaaaatatttattaacaccatgacttttatttcttaacagcatgactcctgtagattCTGCATGACTCCTGTAGACTGTCCTATGGCTTGCCActcttcttttattgtttttttatcctGCTGTCAAAGTGCTCCcgctcactgataaaaataaataaagcaaaagttgcatagtgcTAGAAACAAtggttaattataaatatttcctttataggatccttacagtaccttgcgtcaatgacaggtccttgcaggaatttctcctcagcctcctaaagcaaacacacacctttATGAGATATCATGCATGACATATGTttgtattatttgacaaaatacttGAGTGAGTGTGCAGTTCAACTTGTGCAGAGACTTAGAGatttgcatacatacatacatgcctataaatgtgtatattttgtgTGTTCACATCATAGaccgtccaaaaaaaaaaaaaaatcacacatttgtGATTATCCACTCTAATGTGCTCCAGAAACCATGTGGAGTATGTTTAAATGCGAGGAGTAAACAGGGTCTTACCAGAAGAAGCCATGTCATGCAAGCTAAAGACAGAcaacaagataaaaataaaaatctaattaattttaaaagtgagTGAGACAGAGCGGGTAAAGAGAAGACTAGGGGCAGCTTGACCTACACGTGGTTAGCTAAGTTTGAGTCAGACAGACTGACTCAATCAAGTACTTTTGCCTCTCGAAATAAATTATTGACccatcttttgaattgatatcgCATCAAtcgtttataaataataaatgttgcatcattacaATAAAATCAACAACA
This genomic stretch from Carassius gibelio isolate Cgi1373 ecotype wild population from Czech Republic chromosome B21, carGib1.2-hapl.c, whole genome shotgun sequence harbors:
- the LOC127985879 gene encoding serine/threonine-protein kinase pim-3-like, which translates into the protein MTGQYHGEPATVWSLGILLFVILFSKYPKRRHLHEINDKNWTKAGLSKECCDLIRRCLQIDPKQRIELGKLSLHDWLMTADKENNNDTIMGQFDINSCRYEIVCQLGDGGFGTVYAATRLDDGLQVAIKVVSSRNRKFISIDGCSKPLPLEVALQILADGDPRVEEIIQLLDWRVESDHYILVLERPVPFEELNWFLLQQMGTIQEDMARVIMRQATFAAQTCCRRGVFHQDIKLEKLLINPDTLKVKLTDFGCGDFLSCVGYTSFVGTREYCPPEYHMTGQYHGEPATVWSLGILLFLMLCGDFPNTPDLHMIDGHNWTKDGLSEECSDFICCCLQINPKERIELEKLSLHDWFMDC